A part of Gracilimonas sp. genomic DNA contains:
- a CDS encoding DMT family transporter, translated as MSQDYSKAKVYLVLAVGLSTFGFAPILVKFATSHSALLLVAIRTVGAFLMLLPFYIYKKKSKKYDVKSGGNETKWMAFAGIALGLHFMLWISSLYYTSVASASVLVTIHPIMLIIAERALYKMEFAPTVWIGVFVAFAGSVLLGISDYNAESSFENPLLGNAMAFGAAAIFAVYFLIGRKIRQNRSWLGYVFPVYGYAAATCVSILLIVEGIPDQIPPVVFWVGLGLAIGPQLMGHGSLNYAVKFVSPTLLSTLILTEPVFATILAFFILGELPAILSFIAIFVTLVGVVLTWKKKPKHKREIQE; from the coding sequence TTGAGCCAGGATTATTCCAAAGCTAAAGTGTATCTGGTTCTTGCCGTTGGGCTATCTACCTTTGGTTTTGCTCCGATATTGGTAAAGTTTGCTACCAGTCACTCTGCTCTTTTACTGGTAGCTATCAGAACCGTTGGAGCGTTTCTGATGCTGCTTCCATTTTACATCTATAAAAAGAAGAGTAAGAAGTATGATGTGAAGTCCGGCGGTAATGAAACAAAATGGATGGCGTTTGCCGGAATAGCACTTGGGTTGCACTTCATGCTTTGGATCAGCTCGCTCTATTATACTTCAGTTGCATCAGCTTCAGTGTTGGTGACCATTCACCCCATCATGCTAATTATTGCGGAACGGGCACTTTATAAAATGGAATTTGCGCCAACAGTCTGGATTGGTGTTTTCGTTGCTTTTGCTGGTTCTGTATTGCTGGGTATCTCCGATTATAATGCGGAGTCGTCGTTTGAAAATCCTTTGCTTGGCAATGCAATGGCTTTTGGGGCGGCGGCCATTTTTGCAGTCTATTTTTTAATAGGAAGAAAAATTCGCCAAAATCGATCCTGGCTGGGGTATGTATTTCCTGTATATGGATATGCAGCTGCAACCTGTGTTTCGATATTATTGATTGTTGAAGGGATTCCTGATCAAATTCCTCCTGTTGTCTTTTGGGTGGGTTTAGGGTTAGCCATTGGTCCGCAGCTAATGGGGCACGGTTCATTGAATTATGCAGTCAAATTTGTATCCCCGACTTTATTGTCAACGCTCATTCTTACAGAGCCAGTCTTTGCCACCATTCTGGCATTTTTTATCCTTGGAGAACTTCCTGCTATCCTTTCCTTTATAGCTATTTTTGTAACATTGGTGGGGGTTGTGCTAACCTGGAAAAAGAAACCAAAGCATAAAAGAGAGATTCAGGAATAG
- a CDS encoding ATP-binding protein: MAGNNNIQTLSVEASTEHLAKVRDFVAAHAENIGLSQKDISEIRLAVDEAYTNIIKHAYKNSPTEKVSIEIGSNANQLWISLMDEGKSFDPSTYSEPDLMKRIKEKKRGGMGVYLIRKLMDQVQYNRKGHTNEIRMVKNL; this comes from the coding sequence GTGGCTGGAAATAATAACATACAAACCCTTTCTGTTGAAGCTTCTACAGAGCATCTTGCCAAAGTGCGGGATTTTGTAGCAGCTCATGCTGAAAATATCGGGCTCAGCCAAAAAGATATTTCTGAAATCAGACTGGCTGTAGACGAAGCCTATACGAATATCATCAAGCACGCCTACAAAAACTCTCCTACCGAAAAAGTAAGTATTGAAATTGGTTCTAATGCCAATCAGTTGTGGATTTCATTAATGGATGAAGGCAAAAGCTTTGATCCCAGCACTTACAGCGAGCCTGACCTAATGAAGCGTATTAAAGAAAAGAAACGTGGCGGAATGGGAGTTTACCTGATTCGAAAACTGATGGACCAGGTACAGTATAACCGCAAAGGGCATACCAATGAAATACGAATGGTCAAAAACCTTTGA
- a CDS encoding SPOR domain-containing protein, with protein MKKISIYTLLLAVALVSFQACGPSEEERRAAEQARLDSLRKVQEQRIAEMMQAREDSIARAQQQQQIQEEQQGPQFAEDGTYAVQVGAFRSEEEANEYRNTLSDRDYPHVYTVKIGKEETGDVWFRLRVGFFADKAEAEEFGAELGNELNTGYWVSKVQRTGS; from the coding sequence ATGAAAAAAATAAGCATCTACACATTGTTGTTGGCAGTGGCTTTAGTCAGCTTTCAGGCTTGTGGTCCAAGTGAAGAAGAACGCCGGGCTGCCGAACAAGCTCGTCTAGATTCTCTCAGAAAAGTTCAGGAACAAAGAATTGCTGAAATGATGCAAGCTCGCGAAGACAGTATCGCCCGTGCTCAGCAGCAACAGCAAATACAGGAAGAACAACAAGGTCCACAGTTTGCAGAAGATGGAACTTATGCTGTTCAGGTAGGAGCTTTTCGGTCTGAAGAAGAGGCCAATGAATATCGAAATACCTTAAGCGATCGTGATTATCCTCATGTATATACGGTTAAAATTGGAAAGGAAGAAACCGGTGATGTTTGGTTTCGATTGCGGGTTGGCTTTTTTGCTGATAAGGCTGAAGCCGAAGAATTCGGCGCAGAATTGGGCAATGAATTGAATACGGGCTACTGGGTTTCCAAAGTTCAGAGAACAGGAAGCTGA
- a CDS encoding DUF4293 family protein, which produces MIQRLQTIFLALASILNLSVYFTAIYEKAMSDPQLWIGIGLASSLLIAIILNVLSIFLYNNRKKQLSWVKRSSLFQVIGLGFCVGVLFSLGGIGTYLWDEALGTGFVFLGLVFQILALRFIKKDEELVRSMDRIR; this is translated from the coding sequence GTGATACAACGACTTCAAACAATATTTCTGGCATTAGCTTCCATCCTTAATCTATCGGTTTACTTTACGGCTATTTATGAAAAGGCCATGAGTGACCCCCAGCTTTGGATTGGCATTGGATTGGCCAGTTCACTACTTATAGCTATAATTTTAAACGTACTTTCTATTTTTCTTTATAATAACCGCAAAAAACAGTTGTCCTGGGTCAAAAGATCTTCGCTATTTCAGGTAATAGGGCTTGGATTTTGTGTAGGAGTGCTCTTTTCGTTAGGTGGAATCGGCACGTACTTATGGGATGAAGCTCTTGGAACGGGGTTTGTTTTTCTGGGCTTGGTATTCCAGATTTTAGCTCTGCGCTTTATCAAAAAAGACGAAGAACTGGTTCGTTCAATGGATCGAATTCGATAG
- a CDS encoding ABC transporter ATP-binding protein — protein MEKSLLKISGLTKSFDQSGPVVNDVSFEVGKNEIFALLGPSGCGKTTTLRLIAGFEQCEAGEVHIENELVESTHKRLSPQKREIGFVFQDYALFPHMNALDNVAFGLREVDKKRRPVLAEEVLCRTGMEKYKHRMPDELSGGQQQRVALARAIAPKPRLVLMDEPFSGLDAMLRDTTRKEVRAILKKSGMSAILVTHDQEEALSFADRIAVMNNGQIEQIGTPEEVYYHPKTQFVAQFLGRTNLFRAHADGSDNVETRLGPVKINKEAEGLILCSIRPEHLTIERCKENGNESGIIVGREFRGHDITYHVLFKGDKYIVHTDNRLLFDVDEHVIVKPLEPAVVLEQKA, from the coding sequence ATGGAAAAGTCTCTTTTAAAAATATCCGGATTAACGAAGTCATTCGACCAAAGCGGGCCCGTTGTAAACGATGTCAGTTTTGAAGTTGGTAAGAATGAGATTTTCGCGCTTCTAGGCCCAAGCGGTTGCGGGAAAACTACAACGCTGCGTTTAATTGCGGGTTTTGAACAATGCGAAGCCGGCGAAGTGCATATCGAAAATGAGCTGGTTGAGAGCACACATAAACGCCTTTCCCCCCAAAAAAGAGAGATTGGTTTTGTATTCCAGGATTATGCCCTTTTCCCTCATATGAACGCACTTGATAACGTGGCTTTTGGTCTGCGTGAAGTGGACAAAAAGAGGCGGCCGGTTTTAGCAGAAGAAGTACTTTGCCGAACCGGAATGGAAAAGTATAAACATCGAATGCCAGATGAGCTTTCTGGTGGTCAGCAACAAAGAGTTGCCTTGGCTCGGGCTATTGCACCGAAGCCCCGGCTCGTGTTAATGGACGAACCTTTTTCAGGACTTGATGCCATGCTTCGTGATACCACCCGAAAAGAAGTTCGGGCTATTCTGAAAAAATCCGGAATGAGTGCAATTTTGGTTACACACGATCAGGAAGAAGCGCTCTCTTTTGCCGACCGGATAGCAGTAATGAACAACGGCCAAATTGAACAAATAGGGACTCCCGAAGAAGTATACTACCATCCCAAAACACAGTTTGTAGCACAGTTTCTGGGTCGGACGAACTTATTCCGAGCTCATGCTGATGGGTCTGATAACGTGGAAACACGTCTGGGTCCGGTGAAAATTAACAAAGAAGCCGAAGGGTTGATTTTATGTTCCATCCGCCCGGAGCACCTGACCATTGAGCGATGCAAAGAAAATGGAAACGAAAGTGGTATTATTGTCGGCCGTGAATTTCGCGGGCACGATATTACCTACCATGTGCTTTTTAAGGGAGATAAATATATTGTTCATACAGATAACCGGCTGCTTTTTGATGTAGACGAACATGTAATTGTGAAACCTCTGGAGCCAGCCGTAGTATTAGAACAAAAGGCCTGA
- a CDS encoding GlsB/YeaQ/YmgE family stress response membrane protein, with protein MSFFGFLLLLLIAAICGGIGQSISGYSFGGCLISAGVGFIGAIIGKWIASELGLPELWTIEVSGSPFPVVWSIIGAALFTAILGAVMRGKQQIK; from the coding sequence ATGTCATTTTTTGGATTTTTATTATTACTACTAATAGCTGCTATTTGCGGTGGAATTGGGCAAAGTATCAGCGGGTATAGTTTTGGTGGGTGCTTAATTTCAGCCGGGGTTGGATTTATTGGCGCTATTATCGGCAAATGGATTGCCAGTGAGTTGGGTCTTCCCGAATTATGGACTATAGAAGTAAGCGGAAGTCCTTTCCCAGTTGTTTGGTCTATCATAGGTGCAGCTTTATTTACCGCTATTCTCGGTGCCGTGATGAGGGGAAAGCAACAAATCAAGTAA
- a CDS encoding STAS domain-containing protein, translating into MKNFSIATRQHDHVSILDISGELDAHTASQLENALKSLIDEESYAIIVNCSGLDYIASAGLGVFMAYIEDVRSLGGDIKLTNMNDRVYNVFDLLGFPTLYDILEDEKEALQSFDN; encoded by the coding sequence ATGAAAAATTTCAGTATTGCTACACGCCAACATGACCATGTAAGTATACTGGATATCAGTGGAGAACTTGATGCGCATACCGCTTCTCAGCTTGAGAATGCACTCAAATCGCTAATTGACGAAGAAAGCTATGCGATCATCGTCAATTGTTCTGGCCTTGATTATATAGCCAGTGCAGGATTAGGTGTCTTTATGGCCTACATCGAAGATGTGAGAAGTTTAGGTGGTGATATCAAACTAACAAATATGAACGATCGCGTTTATAACGTTTTCGATTTGTTGGGCTTCCCAACTTTGTATGATATCCTGGAAGATGAAAAAGAAGCTTTGCAAAGCTTTGACAATTAA
- a CDS encoding SpoIIE family protein phosphatase, with protein sequence MDTKISLSNTEERQSRFELRTLLETSRMLIESQEPDFVLNNLLLITMGKLLVPKGIILINKGSDHFYVVSKVKGKNSLKEDDSIQLEFPEATLDRSVVKGEEFPDITKKLGLAEGSIFFNLRTTNHHLGFLCLGPKGNKQPLTDSELEFIESLTIISSVAIANSRMFQELRLINRKLDRKVHDLNTLLELSKDFNMMVDREEIARTFKFAMLGQMLIRTFFFVLEIDGKKSIVSSSGLKEKPTKKELNTLFELNDVFYCDEDHDCPFLENNGIRLVIALRFQNEKIGVVGVGAPANNEPYGKEQVNFLQSLGNLALLTIQKTLLLEERIEKRRMEEELNLAKTIQQGLLPSPIPTIDGFDLEATNISSRQVGGDYFDVVETPDGGHILAIADVTGKGVPASLLMANLQSMLHALAPIDITLAEATGSINDIIHKNTPADKFITFFWGKVSADGKRFDYVNAGHNNPLLFRKENKEPEELDAGGVILGAMPSMMPYDSASVKLQSGDTIVFYTDGVTEAMNPQQTEEYEEERLIKCLQKNLEKSSKEIMDAVIDDITEFSNGVQYDDITILVLKVN encoded by the coding sequence GTGGACACAAAAATCTCTCTTTCAAATACTGAAGAACGACAAAGCCGATTTGAGCTTCGCACCCTGCTTGAAACCAGCCGAATGCTCATTGAATCTCAGGAACCGGATTTTGTTCTCAATAACCTTTTGCTCATCACGATGGGTAAGTTGTTGGTTCCAAAAGGTATTATTCTCATCAATAAAGGATCTGACCACTTTTATGTAGTTAGCAAGGTAAAAGGCAAAAACTCACTTAAAGAAGATGATTCAATTCAGCTCGAATTTCCAGAAGCAACATTAGACCGATCTGTTGTTAAAGGAGAAGAGTTTCCTGATATCACGAAAAAACTGGGGCTCGCTGAAGGCAGCATCTTTTTTAATCTTAGAACCACGAATCATCACTTGGGGTTTTTGTGCCTGGGCCCAAAAGGAAATAAACAACCACTAACCGATAGCGAACTCGAATTTATTGAAAGCCTGACTATCATTTCATCGGTTGCCATTGCCAACTCACGGATGTTTCAGGAATTGCGGCTTATTAACCGAAAACTGGATCGCAAGGTGCACGACCTGAATACTCTTCTTGAGCTGAGTAAAGATTTTAACATGATGGTTGACCGGGAAGAAATTGCCCGGACTTTTAAGTTTGCCATGTTGGGACAGATGTTGATCCGGACGTTCTTTTTTGTCTTAGAGATTGATGGCAAAAAATCCATTGTTTCAAGTAGCGGGTTAAAAGAAAAGCCGACCAAAAAAGAATTGAATACGCTTTTTGAGCTTAACGATGTTTTCTATTGTGACGAAGATCATGACTGTCCTTTTCTGGAAAACAACGGTATCAGGTTGGTTATAGCCCTTCGTTTTCAAAATGAAAAAATCGGGGTTGTGGGAGTTGGAGCACCTGCCAATAATGAGCCGTACGGTAAAGAGCAGGTAAACTTTCTTCAATCGCTTGGGAATTTGGCCCTTCTTACTATTCAAAAAACCTTATTGCTTGAAGAACGCATCGAAAAGCGACGAATGGAAGAAGAACTCAATCTTGCCAAGACCATCCAGCAAGGCCTTCTTCCTTCGCCTATACCAACCATCGATGGCTTTGATCTTGAAGCTACAAATATTTCATCCCGGCAGGTTGGTGGCGATTATTTTGATGTAGTTGAAACACCTGACGGTGGGCATATTCTGGCCATAGCTGATGTAACCGGCAAAGGGGTTCCTGCTTCTTTACTCATGGCCAACCTTCAGTCTATGTTACATGCTTTGGCTCCTATCGATATCACTTTGGCTGAAGCTACCGGAAGCATTAATGATATCATCCATAAAAATACACCCGCTGATAAGTTTATTACCTTTTTCTGGGGTAAAGTATCCGCAGATGGCAAGCGTTTTGACTATGTAAATGCAGGACACAATAACCCTCTATTATTCAGAAAAGAAAATAAAGAGCCTGAAGAACTTGATGCAGGTGGAGTAATACTTGGGGCAATGCCTTCTATGATGCCATATGATTCTGCCTCTGTAAAGCTCCAGTCCGGAGATACGATAGTATTTTACACAGATGGTGTCACTGAGGCAATGAATCCCCAGCAAACTGAAGAATACGAAGAGGAGCGACTCATTAAATGTCTGCAGAAGAACCTTGAGAAATCATCAAAAGAAATAATGGATGCCGTTATTGATGATATCACAGAATTCTCGAATGGTGTTCAATATGACGACATCACCATATTGGTACTGAAAGTTAATTGA
- a CDS encoding DUF5686 family protein produces the protein MQKISVLFLFLVLGSTFESHAQTQITGKIVDAETGDPLPAAHIIIKDTYKGTISNQDGEFSIIVREFPVTLIARFIGFESQEQVVTKDSGPVDFILKPSVATMGEIVVTGEDPAIAIMREVIRRKQIWRAGLETYKAEAYTRQQLKNDTSIVSISESISEAYWDKKRGSREVLKSKRQTANIDAADNFAGVSYLPNFYDDNLDIAGFNMVGVTHPDALKFYEFRLEDIQSLDGQVVYELSVTSDRKLQPLFEGTIFVLGEEYALLEVDLKPNSVVVFPPPVQDFNLTYSQQFSNFGGDYWLPVDVRIEGLVEVGLIGLRFPPIGFKQVAKMNNYEVNIDLPDSLFRKWNRFTVDSTTINSGDSLFVNEIDIIPLDTEEEIAYEKVDSTATLEKAFKPTGFFTRFIDWEEETDSDGSSVSVGEGGSGSSGGNNNSSSFWSKLTRNLSPLARFNRVDAFYGGLKHQRRYVDNRISSEVFAGYSTGYDGDDIFGAGTLSYGVKMGWWPLKKTRRFGLSAGYSATTETRYNSDMYMPLMTSMQNLLGFSDYFDYYRNEGVKFTAAYRPKSKFRGTFSLNYMYENHSAINYKTSYDIIGRDLIQRPNSYIDEGTLSAVKLSYSIGENKKAFGAVGADDFLVSVEQSAKVIGSSWDYTRFKLDLYRRYETFYQRRFFPNTLDMRLNAGTYLGDLPIQKNEALDVALGVITPFGAFRAKRFIPYEGASYISLNAEHNFKSVPLEMLGWRNATQTGLSIIAFGGIGRTWVKDEQVQEFNNRYGFSPVTTDDWHMEAGLSLSNIFNLFRADVAYRIDNPGIFVGISVARFF, from the coding sequence ATGCAGAAAATTTCCGTTCTTTTTCTTTTTCTGGTGCTGGGAAGTACTTTTGAAAGTCACGCACAAACACAAATTACAGGCAAAATCGTAGATGCTGAAACCGGGGACCCACTACCTGCTGCTCATATTATTATCAAAGATACCTACAAGGGTACGATTTCAAATCAGGATGGAGAGTTCAGCATTATTGTCCGAGAGTTTCCTGTCACGCTTATAGCTCGCTTTATTGGGTTTGAAAGCCAGGAACAAGTGGTAACCAAAGATTCGGGACCAGTTGACTTCATTCTAAAACCTTCTGTAGCAACTATGGGTGAAATCGTAGTTACGGGTGAAGATCCCGCTATTGCTATCATGAGGGAGGTTATCCGAAGGAAGCAAATCTGGAGAGCGGGTCTTGAAACCTACAAAGCAGAAGCTTATACACGTCAGCAGTTAAAAAATGACACCTCTATTGTATCGATTTCAGAGAGCATATCCGAAGCGTATTGGGATAAGAAAAGAGGCTCCCGTGAAGTGTTAAAGTCAAAGCGCCAAACGGCAAATATTGATGCTGCTGATAACTTTGCAGGAGTAAGCTACCTGCCTAATTTTTACGACGACAACCTGGATATTGCTGGTTTCAATATGGTAGGGGTCACTCATCCGGATGCGCTGAAGTTTTATGAATTCCGGCTTGAAGATATTCAGTCGTTAGATGGACAGGTTGTGTATGAGCTGTCGGTGACTTCAGATCGAAAGCTGCAGCCGCTTTTTGAGGGGACTATTTTTGTATTAGGAGAAGAGTATGCTTTGCTGGAAGTAGATCTGAAACCAAATTCTGTGGTAGTTTTTCCTCCCCCCGTGCAGGATTTCAACCTCACCTATTCTCAGCAGTTTAGCAATTTTGGAGGCGACTATTGGCTTCCGGTTGATGTGCGTATCGAGGGATTGGTCGAGGTAGGACTGATTGGGCTTCGTTTTCCTCCTATCGGGTTTAAACAGGTAGCAAAAATGAATAACTACGAGGTGAATATAGATCTGCCTGATTCCCTTTTCAGAAAATGGAATCGCTTTACCGTAGATTCAACAACCATCAATTCGGGCGATTCTCTTTTTGTGAATGAAATTGACATCATTCCTTTAGATACAGAAGAAGAAATAGCTTATGAAAAAGTAGATAGTACAGCTACTCTTGAAAAGGCTTTTAAACCAACGGGCTTTTTTACCCGTTTTATTGACTGGGAAGAAGAAACTGATTCGGATGGTTCTTCAGTATCGGTAGGTGAAGGAGGTTCGGGAAGTTCAGGAGGAAACAACAATTCAAGCTCTTTTTGGTCGAAATTAACCCGAAATTTAAGTCCGTTAGCTCGTTTCAATAGGGTAGATGCTTTTTATGGAGGTCTTAAACATCAGCGCAGATACGTAGATAATCGTATTTCTTCGGAGGTTTTTGCAGGATATAGTACAGGGTATGATGGGGATGATATTTTTGGAGCAGGAACACTGTCGTATGGAGTGAAAATGGGATGGTGGCCATTGAAAAAAACTCGTCGTTTTGGGCTTTCTGCAGGCTATAGTGCAACTACGGAAACCCGCTACAACTCCGATATGTACATGCCTTTAATGACCAGTATGCAAAACTTGCTTGGCTTTTCTGATTACTTTGATTACTACAGAAACGAAGGAGTTAAGTTCACCGCTGCCTACCGTCCGAAAAGCAAATTTAGGGGTACGTTTAGCTTGAACTATATGTATGAAAATCATTCTGCCATCAATTATAAAACGAGCTACGATATTATCGGCAGAGATTTAATTCAGCGTCCCAATAGTTATATAGACGAAGGAACGCTTAGTGCCGTTAAGCTATCCTATAGTATTGGAGAGAATAAAAAAGCTTTTGGTGCGGTTGGGGCCGATGATTTCTTGGTAAGTGTGGAGCAGTCGGCAAAAGTGATAGGAAGCAGCTGGGATTACACCCGCTTTAAACTGGATCTGTACCGGCGCTATGAGACTTTCTATCAGCGCCGGTTTTTCCCGAACACATTGGATATGAGGCTAAACGCCGGAACTTATCTTGGTGATCTTCCCATCCAAAAAAATGAAGCTCTCGATGTTGCATTGGGAGTGATTACGCCATTTGGAGCTTTCAGAGCCAAGCGATTTATTCCATATGAAGGAGCAAGTTATATATCACTAAATGCAGAGCATAATTTCAAAAGCGTTCCTCTGGAGATGCTGGGGTGGAGAAATGCTACTCAGACAGGATTGAGTATCATTGCCTTTGGCGGGATTGGAAGAACATGGGTGAAGGACGAGCAGGTGCAGGAATTCAATAATCGCTATGGTTTCTCACCGGTAACCACAGATGATTGGCATATGGAAGCGGGACTCTCGCTAAGTAATATCTTCAATCTTTTTCGAGCAGATGTCGCTTACCGAATAGATAATCCTGGCATTTTTGTGGGTATCAGTGTGGCAAGGTTCTTTTAA
- a CDS encoding transporter substrate-binding domain-containing protein, with the protein MLFERDNIIGVSKYLLLTGCGAMLLLSCSQSSDKSESNNTLPVSVSEPIERDFAEIKSNGVLRMITSYSSGSYFLYKGVQVGFEYELLKAFTKENDLALEVVITGPDESPYDLLNSGRGDIIAANYTITPERKQLVDFTRPYNMVDQLIVVSDDLGFKPESISELEGVPISVRRNSSYYVRLKELKDEGFPVNINIIPEDMDTESVLFQVADGTYEATVADDNIFDAADKYMNGLVKGPLIAESDTIAWAVRKNAPDLEYQLNRFLYKHFRFDEDGVPKRSAFLNVLRKKYFESGNQIADYYSPNYQGEQYGTISPYDNMIREVADEMELDWVMLTAIAAQESKFNPSSVSWAGAVGIMQVLPRFSEISSDSLYIPEVNIREGAKILASHLEHYAYMDSTNKWSFALAAYNAGSGHLADARRLTIDHNKDPNKWEHVSESLLKLMQRKYYQNARYGFCRGIETVRYVNEIMNRYGTYQTILAHNRDKTATGTGVLGFKTLN; encoded by the coding sequence ATGCTATTTGAAAGAGACAACATTATTGGAGTGTCCAAATACTTGCTTCTCACAGGTTGTGGAGCTATGCTTTTGCTAAGCTGTTCCCAATCTTCAGATAAGTCTGAGAGCAATAATACACTTCCTGTTTCTGTAAGTGAGCCGATCGAGAGAGATTTTGCAGAAATTAAGAGCAATGGCGTACTCCGCATGATTACCAGCTATAGTTCGGGTTCCTATTTTCTCTATAAAGGAGTTCAGGTTGGCTTTGAATATGAGTTGTTAAAGGCATTCACTAAAGAAAATGATCTTGCCCTTGAAGTCGTCATCACGGGTCCTGACGAAAGCCCATATGACCTTCTGAATAGCGGTCGCGGAGATATCATTGCGGCTAATTATACCATCACCCCAGAGAGAAAACAGTTGGTAGATTTTACCCGGCCATATAATATGGTCGATCAGTTGATCGTAGTTTCTGATGATTTAGGTTTTAAGCCGGAAAGTATTTCAGAGCTTGAAGGGGTGCCTATAAGCGTGCGTCGTAACAGCTCCTATTATGTTCGGTTAAAAGAGCTTAAAGACGAAGGTTTTCCGGTAAATATCAATATCATTCCTGAAGATATGGACACCGAGTCGGTATTGTTTCAGGTTGCCGATGGCACTTATGAAGCAACTGTTGCCGATGATAATATTTTTGATGCAGCCGACAAGTACATGAACGGCTTGGTTAAAGGACCTCTTATTGCTGAAAGTGATACTATTGCCTGGGCGGTACGTAAAAATGCTCCGGATCTGGAATATCAACTAAACCGATTTTTATATAAGCATTTTCGGTTTGACGAAGACGGTGTTCCCAAGCGTTCAGCATTTCTGAATGTGCTTCGGAAAAAATATTTTGAATCGGGCAACCAAATTGCGGATTACTACAGCCCCAATTATCAGGGGGAGCAATATGGCACCATTTCCCCATATGATAACATGATCAGAGAAGTAGCAGATGAAATGGAGCTCGATTGGGTAATGCTTACTGCCATTGCTGCACAGGAATCAAAGTTTAATCCAAGCTCTGTAAGCTGGGCGGGTGCTGTTGGGATAATGCAAGTGTTACCGCGGTTCTCAGAGATTTCATCCGACTCGCTTTACATTCCGGAAGTAAACATACGGGAAGGGGCTAAAATTCTGGCTTCTCACCTCGAGCATTATGCCTATATGGATTCTACCAATAAGTGGTCGTTTGCCCTGGCAGCATATAACGCAGGATCAGGTCACCTTGCAGATGCCCGAAGACTCACAATTGATCACAACAAAGACCCTAATAAGTGGGAGCATGTGTCTGAGTCGCTACTGAAACTGATGCAGCGCAAATACTATCAAAATGCACGATATGGCTTCTGCAGGGGAATTGAAACGGTTCGATATGTAAATGAAATTATGAACCGCTACGGCACTTATCAGACAATATTAGCCCATAACAGAGATAAAACAGCTACAGGCACCGGGGTCTTAGGTTTTAAAACCCTCAATTAA